Proteins from a single region of Esox lucius isolate fEsoLuc1 chromosome 13, fEsoLuc1.pri, whole genome shotgun sequence:
- the foxn4 gene encoding forkhead box protein N4: protein MIESGITSRMSGILENSGHHPSPQDYRLLTTDPSQLREEDLPGDLQSLSWLTSVDVPRLQQMADGRGGAGGDFSAPSQGQGCSLLEQQTAQLNNMTMAGGQGAMIHLQSNMQHSPLGINVITTHSGSMSPFSMNGQPSPGYQCPASVYQPTAQQVFTLTQASQQCSPAGLYSNVSFNNQSLFTQPRLAPQSQDLQPKSFPKPIYSYSCLIAMALKNSKTGSLPVSEIYSFMKEHFPYFKTAPDGWKNSVRHNLSLNKCFEKVENKMSGSSRKGCLWALNPAKIDKMEEEMQKWKRKDLPAIRRSMANPDELDKLITDRPESCRRKPLDPGMTRLTSCPSGLSLPVPGQMQAHPVVTLSLQCLPMHQHQQLHAQARLAPVSPAPAQTPPLHTVPDLSHSPLTTQHSGKQPHDFYSLHGDVNAEVDALDPSIMDFALQGNLWEEMKDDSFNLEALGTFSNSPLRLSDCDLGTMTGSLPPASSGGGMPFSDLQVTGLYTSYAALDGLSSQYMGTPGNSKPITALL, encoded by the exons ATGATAGAAAGTGGAATTACATCCAGAATGTCAGGAATTCTTGAAAATTCTGGCCATCATCCCTCTCCACAAGATTACAG ACTCCTAACCACAGACCCCTCCCAGCTACGAGAGGAGGATCTCCCCGGGGACCTGCAGTCTCTGTCGTGGCTCACCTCTGTGGACGTGCCCCGGCTGCAGCAGATGGCTGATGGTCGCGGCGGCGCCGGAGGAGACTTCAGCGCTCCGTCCCAGGGGCAGGGTTGCAGCCTGCTAGAGCAGCAGACAG CTCAGCTGAACAACATGACCATGGCAGGGGGACAGGGAGCCATGATTCACCTACAGAGCAACATGCAGCACAGCCCCCTGGGAATTAATGTCATCACTACCCACAGCGGAAGT ATGTCTCCATTCTCCATGAATGGGCAGCCCTCCCCTGGGTACCAGTGTCCTGCCTCTGTCTACCAACCTACAGCCCAACAAGTGTTCACTCTGACCCAGGCAAGCCAGCAG tgttCTCCTGCTGGGCTTTACAGCAATGTCTCCTTCAACAACCAAAGCCTGTTCACACAGCCCCGTCTGGCTCCACAAAGCCAGGACCTGCAGCCTAAGTCTTTCCCTAAGCCCATCTACTCCTACAG CTGTTTGATTGCTATGGCCCTGAAGAATAGCAAGACGGGCAGCCTCCCAGTCAGTGAGATCTACAGCTTTATGAAGGAGCATTTCCCCTACTTTAAG ACAGCACCAGATGGATGGAAGAACTCAGTACGACACAACCTGTCTCTAAATAAGTGCTTTGAGAAGGTGGAGAACAAGATGAGCGGGTCCTCGCGCAAGGGCTGTCTTTGGGCCCTGAACCCAGCCAAGATTGacaagatggaggaggagatgcaGAAGTGGAAACGCAAGGACCTCCCAGCCATCCGACGAAGCATGGCCAACCCTG ATGAGTTGGACAAACTGATCACGGACCGGCCAGAAAGCTGCAGACGGAAGCCCCTGGACCCTGGGATGACCCGTCTGACCAGCTGTCCATCCGGCCTGTCCCTGCCCGTCCCGGGCCAGATGCAGGCCCACCCTGTTGTCACCCTGTCGCTGCAGTGCCTGCCCATGCACCAGCACCAACAGCTCCATGCCCAGGCCAGGCTGGCCCCGGTGTCCCCCGCCCCTGCCCAGACACCCCCCCTCCACACCGTTCCGGACCTCTCCCACAGCCCCCTCACCACCCAGCATTCCGGCAAGCAGCCCCACGACTTCTACAGTCTCCACGGTGACGTCAACGCGGAGGTGGACGCCCTGGACCCCAGCATCATGGACTTTGCTCTACAAG GTAACCTGTGGGAGGAGATGAAAGATGACAGCTTTAACCTGGAGGCGTTGGGCACCTTCAGTAACTCTCCTCTGCGTCTGTCGGACTGTGACCTGGGTACCATGACCGGCAGCCTCCCTCCCGCGTCCAGCGGGGGTGGTATGCCCTTCTCAGACCTGCAGGTGACTGGCCTGTACACTTCCTACGCCGCCCTGGACGGCCTTTCCTCTCAATATATGGGGACGCCAGGCAACAGCAAGCCCATCACCGCCCTGCTTTAA